A DNA window from Parabacteroides johnsonii DSM 18315 contains the following coding sequences:
- a CDS encoding GH3 auxin-responsive promoter family protein, which produces MDILTNTISLLFRPRQKEIAKFAQDADAIQHKQLKSLLSTARNTEWGLKYDYKSIQGYADFCERIPLQTYDDIKPYVTRMINGEKNILWPSVVRWYAKSSGTTNDKSKFLPVTPEILKGCHYKGGFDTVSIYLRNHPDSHFFAGKGLILGGSHSPSPLNRNAHCGDLSAVLLQNLNPLVNLIRVPDKKIILMDEWESKIKAIVESTWKADVNSLSGVPSWMLVLIKAVLQKAGSEYLTDVWPNMEVFFHGGISFEPYRDQYKALIPSNRMHYMETYNASEGFFGLQDDPAEHSLLLMIDYGVFYEFIPINEVGREHPTVLPLEAVEVGKNYAMVITTSGGLWRYQIGDTIRFTSLYPHKFVISGRTKNFINAFGEELMVDNADKAISSVCRQTGAKVKEYTAAPLFMLDKAKGRHQWMIEFEKMPPSLDNFASLLDKALQQLNSDYEAKRYKEISLQPLEIQVAREGTFYEWLRRKGKLGGQHKIPRLSNDRTFIEELEKIYNL; this is translated from the coding sequence ATGGATATTCTGACAAATACAATATCACTACTCTTCCGCCCCAGGCAAAAAGAGATCGCAAAGTTTGCCCAGGATGCAGACGCCATCCAACACAAACAGTTGAAGTCCCTTTTGTCTACCGCCCGAAATACCGAGTGGGGGCTAAAATACGACTACAAAAGTATTCAAGGATATGCAGACTTTTGTGAGCGGATTCCCTTGCAGACCTATGACGACATAAAACCATACGTCACCCGTATGATCAACGGAGAAAAGAATATTCTCTGGCCTTCGGTCGTGCGGTGGTACGCAAAAAGCAGCGGCACCACAAACGACAAAAGCAAGTTCCTTCCCGTCACACCCGAAATTCTGAAAGGGTGTCATTACAAAGGTGGTTTCGACACCGTTTCCATCTATTTACGGAATCATCCCGACAGTCATTTTTTTGCCGGCAAAGGGTTGATATTGGGCGGAAGCCACAGCCCTTCCCCTTTGAACCGGAATGCACATTGCGGGGACCTTTCCGCCGTCCTGTTACAGAATCTGAACCCTCTTGTCAACCTGATCCGCGTCCCCGACAAAAAGATTATCCTGATGGATGAATGGGAAAGCAAGATCAAGGCGATCGTCGAGAGCACTTGGAAAGCCGACGTGAACAGCTTGTCCGGTGTTCCCTCCTGGATGCTGGTACTGATCAAGGCGGTATTGCAAAAGGCAGGAAGCGAATACCTGACAGATGTCTGGCCCAATATGGAGGTATTCTTCCACGGCGGGATCAGTTTCGAACCGTACCGGGACCAGTACAAGGCGTTGATCCCTTCCAACCGGATGCATTACATGGAAACCTACAACGCATCGGAAGGATTTTTCGGTCTCCAGGACGATCCGGCAGAACACAGCCTACTGCTGATGATCGACTACGGTGTCTTTTATGAATTTATCCCGATTAACGAGGTAGGTAGAGAACACCCGACCGTCCTTCCGTTGGAAGCTGTAGAGGTGGGGAAAAACTACGCGATGGTGATCACGACCTCCGGCGGATTATGGCGTTACCAGATCGGTGATACAATCCGTTTCACTTCCCTTTATCCGCACAAATTCGTGATATCGGGACGTACCAAGAACTTTATCAATGCCTTCGGAGAAGAGTTGATGGTAGACAATGCCGACAAAGCGATCAGCAGCGTCTGCCGCCAGACAGGAGCCAAAGTGAAAGAATACACCGCCGCTCCCCTCTTTATGCTTGACAAGGCGAAAGGCCGCCATCAATGGATGATCGAATTCGAGAAAATGCCGCCTTCGCTGGATAATTTTGCCTCCTTACTGGATAAGGCTTTACAGCAGCTTAATTCCGACTACGAAGCCAAACGCTATAAAGAAATTTCCC